The Pseudomonas iranensis genome includes a window with the following:
- a CDS encoding MFS transporter, with protein MATIDTASTGTPPRSGGITKEERKVIFASSLGTVFEWYDFYLYGSLAAIIAKHFFAGVNETTAFIFALLAFAAGFAVRPFGAIVFGRLGDMIGRKHTFLITIVIMGVSTAIVGLLPGYATIGVAAPVILITLRLLQGLALGGEYGGAATYVAEHAPRNRRGFFTSWIQTTATLGLFMSLLVILACRTALGNEAFEAWGWRIPFLLSIILLAVSVYIRLQLSESPVFQKMKDEGKASKAPLTESFARWDNLKVVIMSLLGGTAGQAVVWYTGQFYALFFLLQTLKIDAQTANLLIAGSLLIGTPFFVIFGSLSDRIGRKPIIMAGCILAALTYFPIFTALTQYGNPDVFVAQEKNPVKVIANPDQCSFQFDPVGKARFTSSCDLAKTLLAKRAIPYENVAAEPNTVAQVRIGDRVIESFEGSTLPAADFKARNDAFTANLGAALKDAGYPEKADPAKINYPMMLLLLTVLVIYVTMVYGPIAAWLVELFPTRIRYTSMSLPYHIGNGWFGGFLPTVAFAMVAATGDIYYGLWYPIVIAVATAILGTFFLPETKDRDILKD; from the coding sequence ATGGCCACAATCGACACAGCATCCACCGGCACGCCACCGCGCAGCGGCGGCATCACCAAGGAGGAGCGCAAGGTCATCTTCGCCTCCTCGCTGGGCACGGTTTTCGAGTGGTACGACTTTTACCTCTACGGCTCACTGGCGGCGATCATCGCCAAGCACTTCTTCGCCGGCGTCAACGAAACCACCGCGTTCATCTTTGCCCTGCTGGCCTTTGCCGCCGGGTTTGCGGTGCGGCCGTTCGGCGCCATCGTCTTCGGGCGCCTGGGTGACATGATCGGGCGCAAGCACACGTTTCTGATCACCATCGTGATCATGGGCGTGTCGACGGCAATCGTCGGTTTGCTGCCGGGCTACGCCACTATCGGCGTCGCTGCCCCGGTGATTCTGATCACCCTGCGTCTGCTCCAAGGTCTGGCGCTGGGTGGTGAATACGGCGGCGCGGCAACCTACGTAGCGGAGCACGCACCACGCAACCGGCGTGGCTTTTTCACTTCGTGGATTCAAACCACCGCCACCCTCGGTCTGTTCATGTCGTTGCTGGTGATTCTCGCCTGTCGCACGGCGCTGGGTAACGAGGCGTTCGAAGCGTGGGGCTGGCGGATTCCGTTTCTGCTGTCGATCATTCTGCTGGCCGTGTCGGTGTACATTCGCCTGCAACTGAGCGAGTCGCCGGTATTTCAGAAAATGAAGGACGAAGGCAAGGCCTCGAAAGCGCCGCTGACTGAATCCTTTGCGCGCTGGGACAATCTCAAAGTGGTGATCATGTCGCTGCTCGGCGGCACCGCCGGGCAAGCAGTGGTCTGGTACACCGGGCAGTTCTATGCGCTGTTCTTCCTGTTGCAAACACTGAAGATCGACGCGCAGACCGCCAACCTGCTGATCGCCGGATCGCTACTGATCGGCACACCGTTCTTCGTGATTTTCGGCAGCCTGTCCGATCGCATCGGGCGCAAACCGATCATCATGGCCGGGTGCATTCTGGCTGCTTTGACCTACTTTCCGATCTTTACTGCGCTGACCCAGTACGGCAACCCGGACGTGTTCGTCGCGCAGGAGAAAAATCCGGTCAAAGTGATCGCCAATCCTGATCAGTGTTCATTCCAGTTCGATCCGGTGGGCAAGGCCAGATTCACCAGCTCCTGCGATCTTGCGAAAACCTTGCTGGCGAAACGCGCGATCCCTTATGAGAACGTTGCTGCCGAACCGAACACGGTGGCGCAGGTGCGCATCGGTGATCGCGTCATCGAGAGTTTCGAAGGCAGCACCCTCCCCGCCGCCGACTTCAAGGCCCGCAACGACGCCTTCACCGCCAACCTCGGCGCGGCGTTGAAAGACGCCGGTTATCCGGAAAAAGCCGATCCGGCGAAAATCAATTACCCGATGATGCTGCTCCTGCTCACCGTGCTGGTGATCTACGTGACCATGGTTTATGGCCCGATCGCCGCGTGGCTGGTCGAACTGTTCCCGACGCGCATCCGCTACACCTCGATGTCGCTGCCCTACCACATCGGCAACGGCTGGTTCGGCGGCTTCCTGCCGACCGTGGCGTTCGCCATGGTCGCCGCCACCGGTGACATCTACTACGGGCTGTGGTACCCGATCGTGATTGCAGTGGCGACGGCGATACTCGGCACGTTCTTCCTGCCGGAAACCAAGGATCGCGACATTCTGAAAGACTGA
- the relB gene encoding type II toxin-antitoxin system RelB family antitoxin codes for MSAELSLIVSDFETEEEAASYDLWYRAKVQAALDDPRPGIPHDEAMVILAQKIEERRKNRRAAG; via the coding sequence ATGAGCGCTGAACTCTCACTTATTGTTTCAGACTTCGAAACCGAAGAAGAGGCTGCGAGCTATGACCTTTGGTATCGGGCCAAAGTACAAGCTGCACTTGATGATCCGCGACCTGGAATCCCTCACGATGAGGCAATGGTGATTCTGGCCCAAAAGATAGAAGAGAGACGCAAAAATCGACGCGCTGCCGGTTAG
- a CDS encoding PhnE/PtxC family ABC transporter permease — MLKANSRDPAAWPRLLLTLLALALLWPGIQLSELDLSVLFQADSQNEMGRFVSAFWPPAHDQAFLQLLLKATLQTLAIATAGMALALLLAVPASLIASRALSLSAASRGGVPSLPGRLLRWPVRGLLIFLRSVPEIVWALLFVRAVGLGPAAGVLAIAITYSGMLGKVYAEIFESTDQRPAHALLQGGSGRLAAFAYGTLPNVAAELLSYTVYRWECAIRASVVMGFVGAGGLGQQIDLSIRMFAGGEVASMLLTFLLLVLCADQLSRLLRWRLT; from the coding sequence ATGCTGAAGGCCAATTCACGGGACCCGGCGGCGTGGCCGCGATTGTTGCTGACGCTGCTGGCGCTGGCTTTGCTGTGGCCGGGCATTCAGCTCAGCGAGCTGGACCTGAGCGTGCTGTTTCAGGCCGATAGCCAGAACGAAATGGGCCGTTTCGTTTCGGCATTCTGGCCACCGGCGCACGATCAGGCGTTCCTGCAACTGCTGCTCAAAGCCACCCTGCAAACCCTGGCGATTGCCACGGCGGGCATGGCCTTGGCGTTGCTGTTGGCGGTGCCGGCCAGCCTGATCGCCAGCCGCGCGTTGTCGCTCTCGGCGGCGTCCCGGGGCGGCGTGCCGAGCCTGCCCGGGCGCTTGCTGCGCTGGCCGGTACGCGGATTGCTGATTTTTCTGCGCAGCGTGCCGGAGATCGTCTGGGCGCTGTTGTTTGTGCGCGCCGTTGGCCTCGGCCCGGCGGCGGGCGTGCTGGCCATCGCCATTACCTACAGCGGCATGCTCGGCAAGGTCTACGCAGAAATTTTCGAATCCACCGACCAGCGCCCGGCGCACGCATTGTTGCAGGGCGGCAGCGGTCGGTTGGCGGCGTTTGCTTACGGCACGTTGCCGAATGTCGCCGCTGAATTGCTCTCGTACACGGTGTATCGCTGGGAGTGCGCGATCCGTGCCTCGGTGGTGATGGGCTTTGTCGGTGCCGGTGGGCTGGGGCAACAGATCGACCTGTCGATCCGCATGTTTGCCGGCGGTGAAGTCGCCAGCATGTTGCTGACGTTCCTGCTGCTGGTGCTGTGCGCCGATCAACTCAGCCGCCTGCTGCGCTGGAGGCTGACATGA
- a CDS encoding type II toxin-antitoxin system RelE/ParE family toxin, translating to MEQFNLRASASLLRKVGAAAQTLSSVPHGFRFGRIPGTREMVIHPNYLLVYRVNGQIRILTVIHARKKYP from the coding sequence ATTGAGCAATTCAACCTTCGCGCTTCAGCATCGCTGCTTCGCAAAGTTGGAGCGGCTGCGCAGACGCTTTCTTCAGTTCCACATGGTTTTCGCTTCGGCCGGATACCGGGCACTCGCGAAATGGTGATTCATCCGAACTATCTGCTGGTCTATCGGGTGAATGGCCAGATCCGAATACTGACGGTAATTCATGCCCGAAAGAAATATCCCTGA
- the phnE gene encoding phosphonate ABC transporter, permease protein PhnE: MRRLINLLLIVVIAFAVFTSFAYLELDLAELGSANSLKQMGSYVQRFLSPDLSAGYLKAIAHGSLETLAMSALGTLLAALFGIVLALPAAGRFGWPLQSAARLLLNGLRAIPELVWAALMVLAAGLGPNAGTLALALHTTGVLGRLFAEALENTPPQPAEAIRLQGGNPILAFCYGTLPNLAPQLLAYCLYRWENNIRMASVLGFVGAGGLGQMLYVSLSLFQEAQASTVILAMLLLVFLVDWLSAWSRQRWVKA; the protein is encoded by the coding sequence ATGAGACGCCTGATCAATCTGCTGCTGATCGTCGTGATCGCATTTGCGGTGTTCACTTCCTTTGCTTATCTGGAACTGGATCTCGCCGAACTCGGCAGCGCCAACAGCCTCAAGCAGATGGGCAGTTACGTGCAGCGCTTTCTAAGTCCCGACTTGAGCGCCGGCTACCTGAAAGCCATTGCCCACGGTTCGCTGGAAACCCTGGCCATGTCGGCCCTCGGCACCCTGCTTGCGGCACTGTTCGGCATCGTTCTCGCGCTGCCCGCCGCCGGGCGTTTCGGCTGGCCGCTGCAAAGTGCGGCGCGTCTGCTGCTCAACGGCTTGCGGGCGATTCCAGAGCTGGTCTGGGCGGCGCTGATGGTGCTTGCCGCCGGTCTCGGACCGAACGCCGGCACCCTCGCCCTCGCTCTGCACACCACCGGCGTACTCGGTCGGCTGTTCGCCGAAGCGCTGGAAAACACCCCGCCGCAACCCGCCGAAGCGATTCGCTTGCAGGGCGGCAATCCGATCCTCGCTTTTTGCTACGGCACCCTGCCTAACCTCGCCCCGCAACTGCTCGCCTACTGCCTGTATCGCTGGGAAAACAACATCCGCATGGCCAGCGTGCTCGGTTTCGTCGGCGCCGGCGGCCTGGGCCAGATGCTGTATGTCAGCCTCAGCCTGTTCCAGGAAGCCCAGGCCAGTACGGTGATTCTGGCGATGCTGTTGCTGGTGTTTCTGGTCGATTGGTTGAGCGCCTGGAGCCGGCAGCGTTGGGTCAAAGCGTAG